CCGGCGGATCGCCGCTCGTCATCCCCGGGCTGACGCGCGGCGACCGTGTCGCGGTGTCGTTCACCAACGCTCCCGCGGTCGACGCCGCCACCTTCCGGGTGCGCTCCGTCGTCGAGGGCTCTGCTGCGGACGCCGTGCCCGACTCGACGACCTTCTCGGTGACCTACACGGTCAACGGAGTGGCTGCGGCCACCCCGCTGACGGTGCGGGCAGACGGCACGATCGTCGATGCGCCGGTGTTCGAGGTCGGTGACGTCGTCGTGCTCACGCAGGGTGCCCAGCCGGCGATCTCGGGCGTCGAGTGGGGCCCCGTGCCGCCCGCGCAGACGATCACCCTGACGGATGCCGCGCAGCTCGTCACGTTCGTCAACACCGCGACGGCGGTCGGCCCGACGCCGACCCCGACCCCGACGTCGACCACGCTGCCCACCCCGTCGCCCTCGCCGACGTCGGGCATGTTGCCGGCGACCGGCTCGGAGGCCACCGCATGGCCGTTCCTCGGCGGAGCGGCTGCGCTCCTGCTGGGTGCGGCCGTCTTCATGGTCTCGCGTCGCCGGGCGGCTCGTCACAGCTGAATCACGAGGCTCGGGCGCCGGCTCTCCGGTCGCGCCGAGTGAATGAACGAACCGGCTCGGGCCCCTCGGGGGCCCGGGCCGGTTCGTTCTTTAGCACAGAGGACGCTCAGGTTCTGTCCCCCGAAGTGCCTACATCGTGTTTCGAAACACGCGCGTAACCTGGGATCACGCTCACTCGCAGGCGCCGGGCATCCCCCCAACGCTCGCCTCGCCTGCCGGTAGCGATAGCCCCCGGCGACGTTCCTCCCCCCGGAACGAACCGGGGGCTCACTCTTGGGATCGGCGGTCTCAGCCGTTCGGGTTCCGGGCGTTGACCGCGGCGGAGTAGACCTCGGCCGGCACGTCGTCGTCGACGTCGTAGCCGTAGTAATCGTCGACGCGCTTGCGTCGGGGGATCTTGTTCAGCACCACGCCGAGGGTGCGCCCGTTCACCTTCGAGATGTTGTCGAGCGACCGGCGCAGCACGTCGAACGTCGTGCGTCCCGATGAGACGACGATGAGCGCGCCGTCGGCGGCCGTCGAGAGCACCGCCGCGTCGGAGACCAGCAGCGTGGGCGGCGAGTCGATGATCACGAGGCCGTGCTGGCTGAGGTCGCTGATGAGGTCGCGCATGCGCTGCGAGCCGAGCATCTCGCTCGGGTTCGGCGGGATGCGCCCCGCGGGGAGCACGAGCAGGTTGCGCGCGGGACCGAACGTGGCGCTCACCTCGTGCGTCGATGCGCGACCGGCCAGCACGTCGGTAAGGCCGACGCCCACCGACAGGCCGAACAGGGGCGCGACGACCGGGCGTCGGAGGTCGGCGTCGATGAACGCGACCCGCTGGCCGGCGGCAGCGAGGCTCATCGCGAGGTTCGCGGCGGTGCTCGACTTGCCGTCGCCCGGCATCGGGCTCGTGACCACGATCGAACGCGGCGGGTTGTCGACGTCGGTGTACTGCAGGTTGATCCGCAGTTCGCGCAGCGCTTCGGTCAGCGCGGTGCGGCTGCCGGGGCGCGAGGAGTTCGTGAACGAGAACACCTCGCGGGTGTTGTCGAGGCTGCGTTCGAGGGGGAGCGTTCCGACGACCCCCACGCCGAACTCGCGCTCGATGTCTTCGGACGAACGGATGCGGCGGTCGAGCACGTCGCGCAGCACCGCGTAGCCGATGCCGAGCGCGAGGCCGATGAGACCACCGAGCGCGACGTTGAGCGGGATGTTCGGCGACGACGGCGACGACGGCAGCCGGGCCGAGTCGCCGGGGATCAGGGTGACGGCGGCCGAGCCGGGCGTTCCGTCGCCCTCGATGTCGTCGATGGCGGCGACCATGCCGCGGGTCCACGCCTCGGCGAGGTCGCGAGCGGCTTCGGGGGTGCCCGCGTTGGCGGCGACATGGATGACGACGGTGTCGAGGGGGTTCGTGACGCTCACGCGGTTGACGAGCGACTCGGGCGTCGTGGTGAGGCCGAGCTCGGTGATGGCCGACTCGGCGACCGACCGCCACGACCCGATGTCGAGGTAGGAGGTCACCTTGCTCCGGGCGAGCTGATCGCTCACGAGCGACGACCCGGTGTCGTTGCCGAGGTCGGTGGCGGCGACGTAGCCGCTGGCGGTGGCGGTGTACACGCGGGGCTGCAGAAGCGACCAGCCGAGCGCGACCGCGAGACCGACGACCGTGAGCAGCACGATGGCCAGCCAGTGCGCCCCCAGCACGCGCAGGTAGTCGCGCAATTCCACGGCGTTCCCCCCGCCTTTCCGCTCGTACACTAGCGGCTGTGAGCCCTGATCCCGTGATCGACGCCCTCGGGGTGCCGATCCGGCTCGATCTCTCCGCCCTCGGCGATGCCGACGCGACCGCGGTGCGCGAGGCCTGGGCCGACGCCGCCGCCGGCTCCGACGCATCCGCTCGTCTCGTGCTGCACGTCGTGCCCGACGGCGACCGCGCGTGGTGGATGCCCGAGCTGTCGCGCCGGGTGACGGCCGCCGCGATCGAGCACCGCAAGGGCGAGGGGTGGATGCTGCACGCCACGGCGCTCGCCGACGACGACGGTCGCGTCGTCGCGTTCGTCGGCGAATCGGGCGCGGGCAAGACCACGCTGGCCGCCGCGGTGGGCCGGAGGTTCGGGTACGTCACCGACGAGACCGTGTTCATCGGGCCGGGGCGAGATGTCGCGCCGTACCGGAAGCCCCTCTCGGTGCGCGGTGGGGGGATCGCCCCGAAGACCGAGACGCCTCCGTCGGGCCTCGGGCTCGGCGTGCTCCCGAACACACCTCTCGAGCTCACCGCGATCGTGCTGCTCGACCGGCGCGACGACGCGGACGAGCCGACCGCCCGCACCCTGACCACGGTCGAGGCCGTGGCCGCGCTCACGGCCCACACGAGCTTCCTCTCGCACCTCGCGCGCCCCCTGCAGTTCGTCGCCGCGATCCTCGCCGAGACGCCGGTCGTGCGGCTGACCTACCGCGAGGCGCACGATCTCGACGCGATCGATGCCCTCTGGCAGACCTCGGGTAATCGGAGTCGCGGCACGGTCGAGCCGGTCGTGGATGCAGCGGACTCCCCGCCGGCCGGGGGACTCCGCCGCGCGGCCGTCGCCGATGCGATCGCGCTCGCCGACGCCGCCCAGCTGCTCGTGCTCCACGACGATGTCGTGCACACCCTCGGCGGCATCGCCCCGACGCTCTGGCGGGCGCTCGGCGCCGCAGGCGACGGGCCGGGACTGGTGACGGCACTGGTGGCCGCGCACGGTCACCCGCCCGAGGGGGACGCCGAGCAGCTCGTCGGGGCGGCGCTCGACGAGCTGGGCGCCGCCGGTCTCGTGGTCGAGGTCGGTTCGGGGTGGCGGGTCGCCGCCGACTGCGCGTGGCAGGAGTCGGTGGGCGGCGGAGTGGTTGTTCTCCCGCTGCGACGGGTGCGCACCGCGAGTCCGCTGGTGCTCGACGAGGTCGGCTCGCTCATCTGGCGGGCGGTCGCCGGGGCGCCGGGTGCGGGCGTGCCGCAGATCAGTCGGATCGTCGAGCGCGAACTGCTCGACGCACCCGACGATCTCACCGATCACGTGGCCGAGTTCATCGCCTCGCTCGAGCGCGCGCTCCTCGTCGACCGCGTGTAGCTCGCGGCGCTGCGGTGCCGCCACAGGGCGCGTGCCGCGGAGGGGAAGGTGCGCAGGCCCCGCCGCCAGCGGGCGACACGGGCGCGGAGTCGGGGGAGCGCGGCATCCGCGATCTCGGGGCGATGCAGCAGCAGCTCGGCGCGGCTCGGCCAGATTCCGTGGGCGATGAGCCTCAGCCGGTCGCGACCCCGCGTGCGCCGCAGGTGCGTCAGCCAGAAGTAGCCCGCCGTGCCGCCGCTGCTGACGCGAGCCCGCCACTGCAGCAGCTCCGGAGAGGGAGGTGTCGGCGGGCCGAGACGGACGCCGAGGTCGTGCAGCACGCCGCGGAGCGTCTCGTCGCTGCCGGTCGCGCGCGCCAGGACGGCGAGGTCGACGGCCTCATCGTCGCTGAGCCGGGTGGTGGCCGTGAGGTGCGCGAGTTCGGTCGCGTGCCGGGGGAGGGCTGAGATCCCGCGCAGCGAGTGCAGGGCGAGGATCAGGATCGACGACGCACGGTCGGGCACGGGGCAGCTCTGGTGGGCGACCTCGATCGCCTCGTGACGGCGCCAGAGCTCGTCGAAGACCGTCTCGGGCTCCGCCAGGAAGCCCGGGAAGAAGCGGTGCACGTCGAGGTCGCACGGCCAGTCGCGATGCACGAAGGTGCGCGAGTGGGTGGTGAACACGGATCCTGCGAGGGTGCTCGCGCGTTCGTGCCAGCCGGCGTGCTCGATGGCCGCGACGAAGACATCGAAACGGGCGGGCTCGATCAGCACGTCGATGTCGTTCGAGACGTGCGGGGCGCGCAGCCCGTGACGCTCGAGCGCGACGCCCTTGATCAGGAGCGCGCGCACGCCGTGCGACACGGCCAGGCGGTGCACCCAGGGCCACCCCACGGCGACGGCGTCTTCGAGCCGAAGCTGGGCCGACCGGGTGTGCACGCCTCCACCGTAGAAGAGCCGCGTCGATGGAACGCGCAGGTCAGCGGCGCGTTCGACACGCGCACGCAACACGCCGTGGATACAATCCTGGTACAGACACGCCTGGGGGTGGCCGTGGAAATCCTGCCGAGTGCCGCGGTAGATCGACGTACCGTGCTCAAGACGACCGCATGGGCGGTGCCCGTCATCGCCTCGGCCGTGGCCGCGCCGGCACGGCTGGTGTCGCCGTCCGAGCCGCCGGCGGTGTCGGCTCGGCCGGACTGGGTCGACGACACCCCCGCTCTGACCGTCGAGTCGACGAACCCCGGCGCCGCGATCCCGGCCGGCGTCTACAGCTTCACGGCGACCGGCGGCGTCTCGCCGACGGCCGAGCTCTTCCGCACCGACCCCGTGATGGCGGCGAACGTGCAGCCCGCGAAGCCGGGCGGCACGACCGCGACCGTGACGCTGCTCGAGGGCAGCGCCGTCTCGAACTTCACGGCATACGTCGTCATCGACGGCATCCGCGACACCATCGACCCGGCGGCGACCCTCACCGTGACGCTGCCCACCGGTGGCGGGGCATCGATCTCGCTGCTCGACGAGCTGCCGACCCAGACTCCCGAGCCGCCCGCCCTCGCCGCCTACGGGCCGAACGGCGCGCACTGGCCGGCGCGCACTCCCGCGGTGGATGCGGCGTTCGACTGGGTGGTCGACGTCGACCCGACCTGGGCGGCGATCGCCGCGGCCATCACGACCGCGACGACGCAGCATCCGAACGGCAAGGTCAAGATCCGCGTGAAGCCCGGCGTGCTGCCCACGGGTGCGGGTGCCGGGTCGAGCTCGAAGGCCGCGATCGAGAACGTCGGCGCGGCAGGCCGGCCGTGGCGCATCCTCGTCACGCCCCGCGACGGATGGGGCACCGTCACGGGTGCGGGCGGCTACGCGATCAGGGGTGTGAAGGGCGTCTCGTTCGTCGGGCTCGACCTGATCGA
This portion of the Microbacterium hatanonis genome encodes:
- a CDS encoding nucleotidyltransferase family protein, whose amino-acid sequence is MHTRSAQLRLEDAVAVGWPWVHRLAVSHGVRALLIKGVALERHGLRAPHVSNDIDVLIEPARFDVFVAAIEHAGWHERASTLAGSVFTTHSRTFVHRDWPCDLDVHRFFPGFLAEPETVFDELWRRHEAIEVAHQSCPVPDRASSILILALHSLRGISALPRHATELAHLTATTRLSDDEAVDLAVLARATGSDETLRGVLHDLGVRLGPPTPPSPELLQWRARVSSGGTAGYFWLTHLRRTRGRDRLRLIAHGIWPSRAELLLHRPEIADAALPRLRARVARWRRGLRTFPSAARALWRHRSAASYTRSTRSARSSEAMNSAT
- a CDS encoding PqqD family peptide modification chaperone, producing the protein MSPDPVIDALGVPIRLDLSALGDADATAVREAWADAAAGSDASARLVLHVVPDGDRAWWMPELSRRVTAAAIEHRKGEGWMLHATALADDDGRVVAFVGESGAGKTTLAAAVGRRFGYVTDETVFIGPGRDVAPYRKPLSVRGGGIAPKTETPPSGLGLGVLPNTPLELTAIVLLDRRDDADEPTARTLTTVEAVAALTAHTSFLSHLARPLQFVAAILAETPVVRLTYREAHDLDAIDALWQTSGNRSRGTVEPVVDAADSPPAGGLRRAAVADAIALADAAQLLVLHDDVVHTLGGIAPTLWRALGAAGDGPGLVTALVAAHGHPPEGDAEQLVGAALDELGAAGLVVEVGSGWRVAADCAWQESVGGGVVVLPLRRVRTASPLVLDEVGSLIWRAVAGAPGAGVPQISRIVERELLDAPDDLTDHVAEFIASLERALLVDRV
- a CDS encoding polysaccharide biosynthesis tyrosine autokinase — protein: MELRDYLRVLGAHWLAIVLLTVVGLAVALGWSLLQPRVYTATASGYVAATDLGNDTGSSLVSDQLARSKVTSYLDIGSWRSVAESAITELGLTTTPESLVNRVSVTNPLDTVVIHVAANAGTPEAARDLAEAWTRGMVAAIDDIEGDGTPGSAAVTLIPGDSARLPSSPSSPNIPLNVALGGLIGLALGIGYAVLRDVLDRRIRSSEDIEREFGVGVVGTLPLERSLDNTREVFSFTNSSRPGSRTALTEALRELRINLQYTDVDNPPRSIVVTSPMPGDGKSSTAANLAMSLAAAGQRVAFIDADLRRPVVAPLFGLSVGVGLTDVLAGRASTHEVSATFGPARNLLVLPAGRIPPNPSEMLGSQRMRDLISDLSQHGLVIIDSPPTLLVSDAAVLSTAADGALIVVSSGRTTFDVLRRSLDNISKVNGRTLGVVLNKIPRRKRVDDYYGYDVDDDVPAEVYSAAVNARNPNG